Proteins found in one Arthrobacter pascens genomic segment:
- a CDS encoding tRNA (cytidine(34)-2'-O)-methyltransferase: MFRILFNAPEIPGNTGNAIRLAAITGAELHLVEPLGFDFSDAKLKRAGLDYHDLAVVTVHDTIEDAWNALQPDRVYAFTSDGQASYTDIEYRPGDVLMFGQESVGLPEHLKSDPHVTATVRLPMLPSLRSLNLANAASIAVYEAWRQHGFAGAQT; this comes from the coding sequence GTGTTCCGTATCCTCTTCAACGCCCCCGAAATCCCGGGCAACACCGGCAATGCCATTCGGCTGGCAGCTATCACCGGCGCCGAACTGCATCTGGTGGAACCCCTCGGCTTCGACTTTTCCGACGCCAAGCTCAAGCGTGCCGGCCTTGACTACCACGATCTCGCCGTCGTTACGGTGCATGACACCATCGAGGACGCCTGGAATGCTCTTCAGCCCGATCGCGTGTACGCCTTCACCTCAGACGGCCAGGCCAGCTACACGGACATCGAATACCGCCCCGGCGATGTGCTGATGTTCGGCCAGGAATCCGTGGGCCTGCCCGAACACCTCAAGAGCGATCCGCATGTGACCGCGACCGTCCGGCTGCCCATGCTGCCGTCCTTGCGCTCGCTGAATCTTGCCAACGCCGCGTCCATTGCCGTCTACGAAGCGTGGCGGCAACACGGATTCGCCGGCGCGCAGACCTGA
- a CDS encoding sarcosine oxidase subunit beta family protein — MSTHHLPEHPDFLWRNPEPKSSYDAVIVGGGGHGLATAYFLAKNHGMTNIAVLEKGWLAGGNMARNTTIIRSNYLWDESAAIYEHALKLWEILPEELEYDFLFSQRGVMNLAHTLGDVRESMRRVGANKLNGVDAEWLDPQQVKELCPILNINDNIRYPVMGATYQPRAGIAKHDHVAWAFARKCDELGVDIIQNCEVTGFLKDGNRVVGVKTNQGTIHTEKVGLCAAGHSSVLAEMAGFRLPIQSHPLQALVSELHEPVHPTVVMSNHVHVYVSQAHKGELVMGAGVDSYNGYGQRGSFHVIEHQMAAAVELFPIFARAHVLRTWGGIVDTTLDASPIVGTTPVENMFVNCGWGTGGFKGTPAAGMTFAHTIATGAPHKLNRPFALERFETGALIDEHGAAAVAH, encoded by the coding sequence GTGAGCACCCACCACCTCCCGGAACACCCGGATTTCCTCTGGCGGAACCCGGAGCCCAAGTCGTCCTATGACGCCGTCATTGTGGGCGGCGGCGGCCACGGCCTGGCCACGGCCTACTTCCTGGCCAAGAACCACGGGATGACCAACATCGCCGTCCTGGAGAAGGGCTGGCTGGCCGGCGGCAACATGGCCCGGAACACCACCATCATCCGCTCCAACTACCTCTGGGACGAGAGCGCTGCCATCTACGAGCACGCGCTGAAGCTCTGGGAAATCCTGCCGGAGGAGCTCGAATACGACTTCCTGTTCAGCCAGCGCGGTGTCATGAACCTCGCCCACACCCTGGGTGACGTGCGCGAAAGCATGCGGCGAGTGGGAGCAAACAAGCTCAACGGCGTGGACGCTGAATGGCTGGATCCGCAGCAGGTCAAGGAACTCTGCCCCATCCTGAACATCAACGACAACATCCGCTACCCCGTCATGGGAGCCACATACCAGCCGCGCGCAGGCATCGCCAAGCACGACCACGTCGCCTGGGCCTTCGCCCGGAAATGCGACGAACTGGGCGTGGACATCATCCAGAACTGCGAGGTCACCGGCTTCCTGAAGGACGGCAACCGCGTCGTCGGCGTCAAAACCAACCAGGGCACCATCCACACCGAAAAAGTCGGCCTTTGCGCCGCCGGACACAGCTCCGTGCTGGCCGAGATGGCTGGGTTTCGGCTGCCCATCCAGTCCCATCCACTGCAGGCCCTGGTCTCCGAACTGCACGAACCTGTCCACCCCACCGTGGTCATGTCCAACCACGTGCACGTCTACGTCTCCCAGGCCCACAAGGGGGAGCTGGTGATGGGCGCCGGCGTTGATTCCTACAACGGATACGGCCAGCGCGGCTCCTTCCATGTGATCGAGCACCAGATGGCAGCCGCCGTCGAACTCTTCCCGATCTTCGCCCGGGCCCACGTGCTCCGGACCTGGGGCGGCATCGTGGACACCACACTCGACGCCTCGCCCATCGTCGGCACCACCCCGGTGGAAAACATGTTCGTGAACTGCGGTTGGGGGACCGGCGGCTTCAAAGGAACACCCGCCGCCGGGATGACGTTTGCGCACACCATCGCTACCGGGGCCCCGCACAAGCTGAACAGGCCGTTTGCGCTGGAACGCTTCGAGACCGGTGCACTGATCGATGAACACGGCGCCGCCGCCGTGGCCCACTAG
- a CDS encoding sarcosine oxidase subunit delta encodes MLLISCPNCGSRDETEFHYGGQAHVPYPENPNELNDREWAEFLFYRDNTNGTFAERWLHSTGCRQWFNMLRDTVTYDIQAVYPMGTPRPASAFPAAAESGTASTAADSTTIGTASPSTSATSTSAPEGATK; translated from the coding sequence ATGCTGCTTATCTCCTGCCCCAACTGCGGCTCGCGCGACGAGACCGAGTTCCACTATGGCGGCCAGGCCCACGTGCCCTACCCGGAGAACCCGAACGAGCTGAACGACCGTGAATGGGCCGAATTCCTGTTCTACCGCGACAACACCAATGGCACCTTCGCCGAGCGCTGGCTCCACAGCACCGGCTGCCGCCAGTGGTTCAACATGCTCCGCGACACGGTCACCTACGACATCCAGGCCGTCTACCCGATGGGCACACCCCGGCCCGCATCGGCTTTCCCGGCGGCGGCCGAATCCGGCACCGCCAGCACCGCCGCTGACAGCACCACCATCGGGACCGCTTCGCCAAGCACCTCTGCAACCAGCACCAGCGCCCCGGAAGGAGCAACCAAGTGA
- a CDS encoding L-serine ammonia-lyase, whose protein sequence is MALSVLDLFSVGIGPSSSHTVGPMRAAKLFADGLKDDGHLASTSRVQAELFGSLGATGRGHGSDKAVVLGFKGLDPETVDTTTADDQVAAAALDAELWVGGDHRVDFNWDEDVVLHRRKSLPAHPNGMTFRALDHAGAVLSERSFYSIGGGFVVDGEADAGDRIVADDTPLPYPFTTADELLDLCSKEGMSISDVMLANELTWRSEAELREKLLGLWAVMRECVDNGCAAEGILPGGLNVRRRAPSLFQTLTADTGVTDPLRAMEWVNLFALAVNEENAAGGRIVTAPTNGAAGIVPAVLHYYVKFVPGANDDGVVRFLLAAAAVGILFKINASISGAEVGCQGEVGSACSMAAAGLCEVLGGTPAQVENAAEVGIEHNLGLTCDPVGGLVQIPCIERNAIASVKAINAARLALHGDGSHKVSLDKAIKTMRETGADMKTKYKETSRGGLAVNVIEC, encoded by the coding sequence ATGGCGCTCAGCGTCCTGGACCTGTTCTCTGTTGGCATCGGGCCGTCGTCGTCACACACGGTGGGCCCGATGCGGGCAGCGAAGCTGTTCGCGGACGGACTCAAAGACGATGGACACCTGGCTTCCACCTCGCGGGTGCAGGCCGAACTGTTCGGCTCGCTCGGAGCCACCGGGCGCGGCCACGGCTCTGACAAGGCCGTGGTCCTGGGGTTCAAGGGCCTGGACCCCGAAACCGTGGACACAACCACGGCAGATGACCAGGTGGCCGCGGCTGCCCTCGACGCCGAGCTGTGGGTGGGCGGGGACCACCGGGTGGACTTCAACTGGGACGAGGACGTGGTGCTGCACCGGCGCAAGTCCCTCCCGGCCCACCCCAACGGCATGACCTTCCGCGCCTTGGATCATGCTGGCGCTGTGCTCAGTGAACGGAGCTTCTATTCGATCGGCGGCGGCTTCGTGGTGGATGGGGAGGCCGACGCCGGCGACCGCATTGTGGCCGATGACACCCCACTTCCGTACCCCTTCACCACGGCCGACGAACTCCTGGACCTCTGCAGCAAGGAGGGGATGTCCATCTCGGACGTGATGCTCGCCAATGAACTCACCTGGCGCAGCGAAGCGGAACTCCGGGAGAAGCTGCTGGGACTCTGGGCCGTCATGCGCGAATGCGTGGACAATGGCTGCGCCGCGGAAGGGATCCTTCCCGGCGGATTGAACGTCAGGCGGCGGGCGCCGTCGCTATTCCAAACCCTGACGGCGGACACCGGCGTCACCGATCCGCTCCGGGCGATGGAATGGGTCAACCTCTTCGCCCTCGCGGTCAACGAGGAAAATGCGGCTGGGGGGCGCATCGTCACGGCGCCCACCAACGGCGCAGCCGGCATCGTTCCCGCGGTGCTGCACTACTATGTGAAATTTGTTCCGGGAGCCAACGACGACGGTGTGGTCCGTTTCCTCCTGGCCGCGGCCGCCGTCGGAATCCTGTTCAAAATCAACGCCTCCATCTCCGGGGCGGAAGTGGGCTGCCAGGGTGAAGTAGGTTCGGCCTGCTCCATGGCCGCCGCCGGGCTCTGCGAAGTGCTGGGCGGCACGCCGGCCCAGGTGGAGAACGCCGCCGAGGTGGGCATTGAACACAATCTCGGCCTGACCTGCGACCCCGTTGGCGGGCTGGTGCAGATCCCCTGCATCGAACGCAACGCCATCGCCAGTGTCAAGGCCATCAACGCCGCCCGCCTTGCCCTGCACGGCGACGGCAGCCACAAGGTATCCCTCGACAAAGCCATCAAGACGATGCGCGAAACAGGAGCCGACATGAAAACCAAGTACAAGGAAACCTCCCGAGGAGGACTCGCCGTGAATGTGATCGAGTGCTGA
- a CDS encoding sarcosine oxidase subunit gamma: MAETAAPATSYQKHLSLRTSPAALLRAAFETGSVRGVVELGEVTFLTMVGVRVGRDSDAGRRIASVTGGLPAASGGVSGTGETAVLWLGPAEFMVVAPMEAHESLGGDLMPALREALADGEGQVVDLSANRTTFELTGPQSRAVLEKGCSLDLHPRVFKAGTALSTEIGNIPVVLWKTGEESYRLFPRSSFADFLGRWLLDAMREYAAPEVP; encoded by the coding sequence ATGGCTGAAACAGCAGCACCAGCAACCTCCTACCAGAAGCACCTGTCTCTCCGGACCAGCCCGGCCGCCCTGCTCAGGGCAGCGTTTGAAACCGGATCCGTCCGGGGCGTTGTCGAACTTGGCGAAGTGACCTTCCTGACCATGGTGGGCGTCAGGGTCGGCCGGGACTCCGACGCCGGGCGGCGGATCGCCTCCGTCACCGGCGGGCTGCCCGCAGCGTCCGGCGGCGTCAGCGGCACCGGCGAGACCGCCGTGCTGTGGCTCGGACCGGCGGAATTCATGGTGGTGGCACCCATGGAAGCCCACGAGTCCCTTGGCGGCGACCTCATGCCGGCGCTCAGGGAAGCGCTCGCCGACGGCGAAGGCCAGGTGGTGGACCTCTCCGCCAACCGCACCACCTTCGAACTGACCGGGCCACAGTCCCGCGCTGTCCTGGAAAAGGGCTGCTCCCTGGACCTCCACCCGCGCGTGTTCAAGGCCGGCACGGCACTCTCCACGGAAATCGGCAACATCCCCGTGGTCCTCTGGAAGACCGGTGAGGAGAGCTACCGGCTCTTCCCCCGCTCCTCGTTCGCCGACTTCCTGGGCCGCTGGCTCCTTGATGCCATGCGTGAGTACGCTGCCCCAGAGGTCCCCTAA
- a CDS encoding J domain-containing protein encodes MTETSSSHYQVLRVAVTATDKEIKVAYRKAARKAHPDHGGDAAAFRRVTAAYETLIDPKRRSAYDRSYAAGKAGNGSDEGAPGPHFDAPAAGSHASATVHRPNAPRNTAGDAPVYVPPYDPAAFEAAGAVPLIPLSQASQQVHGIPRKRGIFGADARIQREMRTVQLISRQVLPAIPAARLINGLQSPADNSHIDHALLSGYRLALIGSMLLPKGAYAWDGQTLNHGGRSIAPPQLAHVVRAMQDIFPELNVTGWTVIHSPDGNLHEPVIDRHRRSAGGHDTIQVVNAAGLVRGLKQFLSSGPAPNTVNVPVLARLLRGMH; translated from the coding sequence TTGACCGAGACCAGCAGCTCCCATTACCAGGTGCTCCGCGTCGCCGTGACAGCCACCGACAAGGAGATCAAGGTGGCCTACCGCAAGGCTGCCCGCAAAGCCCATCCCGATCACGGCGGTGATGCCGCCGCCTTCCGGCGCGTGACCGCAGCGTATGAGACCCTCATCGACCCCAAACGCAGAAGCGCGTACGACCGCTCCTACGCCGCAGGCAAAGCGGGCAACGGTTCGGATGAAGGCGCTCCGGGGCCGCACTTTGACGCGCCCGCCGCGGGAAGCCATGCTTCGGCCACCGTCCACCGCCCGAACGCTCCGCGCAACACCGCCGGAGATGCACCGGTCTATGTCCCGCCTTACGACCCGGCCGCGTTTGAGGCGGCCGGCGCGGTGCCTCTGATTCCCCTTAGCCAGGCTAGCCAACAGGTTCATGGCATTCCCCGGAAGCGGGGCATATTTGGTGCCGATGCCCGGATCCAGCGTGAAATGCGGACCGTGCAGCTCATCAGCCGCCAGGTCCTGCCCGCGATTCCGGCGGCACGGCTGATCAACGGGCTGCAGTCACCGGCAGACAACAGCCACATTGACCACGCCCTGCTGTCGGGCTATCGGCTCGCCCTCATCGGTTCCATGCTCCTGCCCAAGGGCGCTTACGCCTGGGACGGGCAGACGCTGAACCACGGCGGACGCTCCATCGCCCCGCCGCAACTGGCCCACGTTGTACGGGCTATGCAGGACATCTTCCCCGAGTTGAACGTTACGGGCTGGACCGTCATCCACAGCCCCGACGGGAACCTGCACGAGCCCGTCATCGACCGGCACCGCCGGTCGGCAGGCGGCCACGACACCATCCAAGTGGTCAACGCGGCGGGACTGGTCCGCGGCCTCAAGCAGTTCCTGTCCTCCGGTCCCGCGCCCAACACCGTTAATGTGCCGGTGCTGGCCAGGCTGCTGCGGGGCATGCACTGA
- a CDS encoding 2Fe-2S iron-sulfur cluster-binding protein: MTSQNARLAAGGRIDRTISWRFTVDGEEFTGHPGDTLASALLANGRIAAGNSLYEDRPRGIMAAGVEEPNALVRVERRFPGHVAESMLPATTVTLVDGLKADLLNGLGRLDPEEDRAEYDKKYVHTDVLVIGGGPAGLAAAREAVRTGARVMLLDDQPELGGTLLSGPAAPDLAETIEGKPALEWVADVEAELVSAGECTVLNRTTAFGAYDANYVIAVQNRTDHLSAPAAPGVSRQRIWHIRANQVVLAPGAHERPLVFENNDRPGIMLASAVRSYLNRYAVAAGQRVVISTTNDSAYALASDLRAAGVKVAAVVDARPRLTGVAAAAVEAGTRVLIGSAVANTSTSTAAGTNGDGRLDAVTVRSINDDGELTSGIEHIACDLLAVSGGWSPLVHLHSQRQGKLRWDDGLAAFVPGTVVPNQQVVGSGRGSFDLVDCLAEGISAGAAAAIAAGFTSAVEPSPIGEPKASAPTRQLWLVPGETGTPDDWFHHFVDFQRDQSVADVLRSTGAGMRSVEHIKRYTSISTANDQGKTSGVNAIGVIAAALRQAGEASRGIGDIGTTTYRAPFTPVAFAALAGRQRGELFDPARKTSIHPWHVSRGALFEDVGQWKRPWYYPQDGEDMDEAVLRECAAVRESVGFMDATTLGKIEIRGKDAGEFLNRIYTNAFKKLAPGSARYGVMCMADGMIFDDGVTLRLDEDRYFMTTTTGGAAKVLDWLEEWLQTEWPDLDVHCTSVTEQWSTIAVVGPKSRAVLAKVAPELAANGGLEPEAFPFMTFRETTLASGVRARVCRISFSGELAYEINVPTWCGLNTWEAVAAAGAEFNITPYGTETMHVLRAEKGYPIVGQDTDGTVTPQDAGMEWVVSKAKEFIGKRSYARADAQREDRKHLVSVLPVDGTLRLPEGTQLVEKGRSTNPAYGPVPMEGFVTSSYHSAALGRSFGLALIKNGRNRIGETLVAVAGDQLVDVVVAETVLFDPEGTRKDG, translated from the coding sequence GTGACTTCCCAGAACGCCCGCCTCGCCGCCGGCGGACGCATCGACCGCACCATCTCCTGGCGTTTCACCGTGGACGGTGAGGAATTCACCGGCCACCCCGGCGACACGCTCGCCTCGGCCCTGCTCGCCAACGGCCGTATAGCCGCCGGCAACTCGCTCTACGAGGACCGGCCCCGCGGCATCATGGCTGCGGGGGTGGAGGAACCCAACGCGCTGGTCAGAGTGGAACGGCGCTTCCCGGGCCACGTGGCTGAGTCGATGCTCCCCGCCACCACCGTCACTCTGGTGGACGGCCTGAAGGCGGACCTGCTCAACGGTCTGGGCCGGCTGGACCCGGAGGAAGACCGGGCCGAGTACGACAAGAAGTACGTGCACACGGACGTCCTGGTGATCGGCGGCGGCCCCGCCGGCCTGGCCGCGGCCCGCGAGGCCGTCCGCACCGGCGCCCGGGTGATGCTGCTGGACGACCAGCCCGAACTGGGCGGAACGCTCCTGTCCGGCCCCGCGGCGCCTGACCTGGCCGAGACCATCGAGGGCAAACCGGCCCTGGAATGGGTGGCGGACGTTGAAGCCGAGCTCGTCTCCGCCGGGGAATGCACCGTCCTGAACCGCACCACGGCGTTCGGCGCCTACGATGCCAACTACGTCATCGCCGTGCAGAACCGTACCGACCACCTGTCAGCCCCGGCTGCCCCCGGAGTGTCCCGGCAGCGGATTTGGCACATCCGTGCCAACCAGGTGGTGCTGGCCCCCGGCGCCCACGAACGCCCGCTGGTCTTTGAGAACAACGACCGTCCGGGCATCATGCTCGCTTCAGCCGTCCGCAGCTACCTCAACCGCTACGCCGTTGCCGCCGGGCAGCGCGTGGTCATCAGCACCACTAACGACAGCGCCTACGCCCTGGCATCGGACCTGCGGGCCGCCGGAGTCAAGGTTGCGGCAGTCGTCGACGCCCGTCCGCGGCTCACCGGCGTTGCCGCTGCCGCGGTCGAGGCCGGTACACGGGTGCTGATCGGCAGCGCCGTGGCCAACACCAGCACCTCCACCGCCGCCGGAACCAACGGTGACGGCCGGTTGGACGCCGTGACCGTCCGGAGCATTAACGACGACGGCGAACTCACCTCCGGCATCGAACACATCGCCTGCGACCTGCTGGCAGTGTCCGGCGGCTGGAGCCCGCTGGTCCACCTCCACTCGCAGCGGCAGGGGAAGCTTCGCTGGGACGATGGGCTCGCGGCTTTCGTGCCGGGCACCGTGGTACCCAACCAGCAGGTGGTCGGCTCCGGCCGCGGCAGCTTCGACCTCGTTGACTGCCTCGCCGAAGGCATCTCCGCCGGAGCAGCCGCAGCCATCGCTGCCGGCTTCACGTCCGCCGTCGAGCCCTCCCCGATCGGCGAGCCGAAGGCGTCCGCCCCCACCCGCCAGTTGTGGCTGGTGCCGGGAGAGACCGGCACCCCGGATGACTGGTTCCACCACTTCGTTGATTTCCAGCGCGACCAGTCAGTGGCGGACGTCCTGCGGTCCACCGGGGCCGGAATGCGGTCCGTGGAGCACATCAAGCGATACACCTCCATCAGCACCGCCAACGACCAGGGTAAGACCTCCGGCGTCAACGCGATCGGCGTCATCGCCGCCGCGCTCCGGCAGGCCGGCGAAGCGTCCCGCGGCATCGGCGACATCGGCACCACCACGTACCGGGCACCATTCACGCCGGTGGCCTTCGCGGCCCTGGCCGGACGCCAGCGCGGCGAACTGTTCGACCCCGCCCGCAAGACATCCATCCACCCGTGGCACGTCTCCCGCGGTGCCCTGTTCGAAGACGTCGGACAGTGGAAGCGGCCCTGGTACTACCCGCAGGACGGGGAGGACATGGACGAGGCCGTCCTGCGCGAGTGCGCCGCCGTCCGCGAGTCTGTGGGCTTTATGGACGCCACCACTCTGGGCAAGATCGAAATCCGGGGCAAGGACGCCGGCGAGTTCCTCAACCGGATCTACACCAACGCCTTCAAGAAGCTCGCACCCGGTTCCGCCCGCTACGGCGTGATGTGCATGGCGGACGGCATGATCTTCGACGACGGCGTGACCCTCCGCCTCGACGAGGACCGCTACTTCATGACCACAACCACCGGCGGCGCCGCGAAAGTGCTGGACTGGCTGGAGGAATGGCTGCAGACCGAGTGGCCGGACCTGGACGTGCACTGCACCTCGGTGACCGAACAGTGGAGCACCATTGCTGTCGTCGGGCCCAAGTCCCGCGCGGTCCTGGCCAAGGTAGCACCGGAACTGGCTGCCAATGGTGGGCTGGAGCCCGAAGCCTTCCCGTTTATGACCTTCCGCGAAACCACGCTCGCTTCCGGAGTGCGGGCCCGGGTCTGCCGGATTTCCTTCTCCGGCGAGCTGGCCTACGAGATCAACGTGCCGACCTGGTGCGGGCTGAACACCTGGGAGGCCGTGGCCGCCGCCGGGGCCGAATTCAACATCACCCCGTACGGCACCGAAACCATGCACGTACTCCGCGCCGAAAAGGGCTACCCGATCGTCGGGCAGGACACCGACGGCACGGTCACACCGCAGGACGCCGGAATGGAATGGGTGGTCTCCAAGGCCAAGGAGTTCATCGGTAAGCGCTCATATGCCCGGGCCGATGCCCAGCGCGAGGACCGCAAGCACCTCGTCAGCGTGCTCCCTGTCGACGGCACCCTTCGGCTGCCGGAAGGGACCCAGCTGGTGGAAAAGGGCCGTTCCACCAATCCGGCTTACGGGCCGGTCCCCATGGAAGGCTTCGTAACCTCCAGCTACCACAGCGCGGCGCTGGGCAGGTCTTTCGGACTTGCCCTGATCAAGAACGGCCGGAACCGCATCGGCGAAACCCTGGTGGCCGTCGCCGGAGACCAACTGGTCGACGTTGTTGTGGCAGAAACCGTACTTTTTGACCCCGAAGGGACCCGCAAAGATGGCTGA
- the glyA gene encoding serine hydroxymethyltransferase has protein sequence MEPLSQSLEQVDLEVQQAVARELFRQQSTLEMIASENFAPAAVMEAQGSVLTNKYAEGYPGKRYYGGCEHVDVIEQLAIDRVKTLFGAEFANVQPHSGAQANAAAMFALLDPGDTIMGLDLAHGGHLTHGMRLNFSGKLYNVVPYHVSKTDHLVDMAEVEALALEHRPRMIVAGWSAYSRHLDFAEFRRIADLVDAYLMVDMAHFAGLVAAGLHPNPVPYADVVTTTTHKTLGGPRGGVILAKEQYARKINSAVFPGQQGGPLQHVIAAKAVAFKIAASTGFKERQERVLQGSKLLAERLLRHDVAASGISVVNGGTDVHLVLVDLRNSELDGQQAEDALHRIGITVNRNAVPFDPRPPMVSSGLRIGTPALATRGFGAVEFAEVADIIATALIAAASIGGNTDGSSGDGTLSDATAVELRARVTALSEQFPIYSHLSQDGSGTEIAAFEAEMIGGAQ, from the coding sequence ATGGAGCCATTGAGCCAGTCGCTGGAGCAGGTTGACCTCGAAGTGCAACAGGCTGTTGCCCGGGAACTGTTCCGCCAGCAGTCCACGCTGGAGATGATCGCGTCCGAGAATTTCGCGCCGGCCGCCGTCATGGAGGCGCAGGGCTCGGTCCTCACCAACAAGTATGCCGAGGGCTACCCGGGCAAGCGCTACTACGGCGGCTGCGAGCACGTGGACGTTATTGAGCAGCTGGCCATCGACAGGGTGAAGACCCTGTTCGGTGCGGAGTTCGCCAACGTCCAGCCGCACTCAGGAGCCCAGGCAAACGCCGCGGCAATGTTCGCGCTGCTGGATCCGGGCGACACCATCATGGGCCTGGATCTGGCCCACGGCGGCCACCTGACCCATGGCATGCGCCTCAACTTTTCCGGGAAGCTCTACAACGTGGTCCCGTACCACGTAAGCAAGACCGATCACCTCGTGGACATGGCTGAAGTGGAGGCCCTGGCCCTGGAGCACCGCCCGCGCATGATCGTGGCCGGCTGGTCTGCGTACTCCCGTCATCTCGACTTCGCCGAGTTCCGCAGGATCGCGGACCTCGTGGACGCGTACCTCATGGTGGATATGGCCCACTTCGCCGGCCTCGTGGCGGCGGGGCTCCACCCCAATCCGGTGCCCTATGCCGACGTCGTCACCACCACCACGCACAAGACCCTCGGAGGCCCGCGCGGTGGCGTCATCCTCGCGAAGGAACAGTACGCCCGCAAGATCAACAGCGCAGTGTTCCCCGGCCAGCAGGGCGGCCCCCTCCAGCACGTCATCGCTGCTAAAGCGGTGGCCTTCAAGATCGCCGCCTCCACCGGGTTCAAAGAACGCCAGGAACGCGTCCTGCAGGGATCCAAGCTGCTGGCCGAGCGGCTGCTCCGCCACGACGTTGCCGCGTCGGGCATCTCCGTGGTCAACGGCGGCACCGATGTGCACCTGGTCCTGGTGGACCTGCGGAACTCTGAACTGGACGGACAGCAGGCCGAAGACGCCCTGCACCGGATCGGCATCACGGTCAACCGCAACGCCGTGCCCTTCGACCCCCGCCCGCCCATGGTCTCTTCCGGCCTCAGGATCGGAACCCCGGCCCTTGCCACCCGCGGCTTCGGCGCCGTCGAATTCGCCGAAGTAGCGGACATCATCGCGACGGCGCTCATCGCCGCCGCCAGTATCGGCGGAAACACCGACGGCAGCTCCGGTGACGGAACCCTCAGTGACGCCACCGCCGTCGAACTCCGCGCCCGGGTCACAGCCCTGTCCGAGCAGTTCCCCATCTACTCGCATCTTTCCCAGGACGGGAGCGGCACCGAGATTGCCGCGTTCGAGGCTGAAATGATTGGAGGGGCCCAGTGA
- the purU gene encoding formyltetrahydrofolate deformylase has product MTTIQAETPASQPATTVEHVLTLDCPEAPGIVHAVSGFLLEHGCDIIDNKQFGDRSEGHFFMRVHFASDGDDSTVDKLRAAFAPLGEKYGMRWQLEKHRSRRRVLIMVSKFGHCLNDLLFRARNGELPVDVVAVVSNHTDHQTLVEWHGIPFFHLPVTAATKPAAEARLLELVDEFDVELVVLARYMQVLSDGLTRKLDGRAINIHHSFLPSFKGAKPYHQAYARGVKTVGATAHYVNGELDEGPIIAQQVVEVDHTYGPEDLVAAGRDTECKALSNAVRWHCEGRIILNGNRTIVLK; this is encoded by the coding sequence ATGACCACGATCCAAGCTGAAACACCGGCCTCCCAGCCGGCCACCACCGTGGAACACGTACTGACGCTCGACTGCCCCGAAGCGCCAGGCATCGTGCACGCCGTCTCGGGCTTCCTGCTGGAACACGGCTGCGACATCATCGACAACAAGCAGTTTGGCGACCGTTCTGAAGGCCACTTTTTCATGCGGGTGCATTTTGCCTCCGACGGCGATGACTCCACCGTGGATAAGCTGCGGGCCGCTTTTGCCCCGCTCGGCGAGAAGTACGGCATGCGATGGCAGCTCGAAAAGCACCGCTCGCGACGCCGGGTGCTGATCATGGTGTCCAAGTTCGGGCACTGCCTCAACGACCTGCTGTTCCGTGCCAGGAACGGCGAACTGCCGGTGGACGTGGTGGCTGTGGTCTCGAACCACACGGACCATCAGACGCTGGTTGAATGGCACGGGATCCCGTTCTTCCACTTGCCGGTCACCGCAGCCACCAAGCCGGCAGCCGAAGCGCGGCTGCTGGAACTTGTGGACGAGTTCGACGTGGAACTCGTGGTGCTGGCCCGATACATGCAGGTCCTCAGCGACGGTCTTACCCGCAAGCTGGACGGGCGTGCCATCAACATCCACCACTCGTTCCTGCCCAGCTTTAAGGGCGCCAAGCCTTACCACCAGGCCTATGCCCGCGGCGTGAAGACCGTGGGTGCCACCGCCCACTATGTGAACGGCGAGCTGGACGAGGGTCCCATCATTGCCCAACAGGTAGTGGAGGTGGACCACACCTATGGGCCCGAGGACCTGGTTGCTGCAGGCCGCGACACCGAATGCAAAGCCCTCAGCAACGCCGTCCGCTGGCACTGCGAAGGCCGCATCATCCTCAATGGGAACAGAACAATCGTTCTGAAATAG
- a CDS encoding DoxX family membrane protein: MKTTSAARASGQTPVMEPRRQAFLLLRTVFTVAPIVFGLDKFTNILADWTVYLAPVATDMVPLPAQTIMYIVGVVEIIAGIAVAVRPRFGSLLVAVWLLGIIVNLLILGGFYDVALRDFGLLVGALALNRLSPAGSWRSRR, encoded by the coding sequence ATGAAAACCACCTCCGCAGCAAGGGCAAGCGGCCAGACGCCGGTTATGGAGCCGCGCCGCCAAGCCTTTCTCCTGCTGCGCACCGTGTTTACTGTCGCGCCCATAGTTTTTGGGCTCGATAAATTCACGAACATCCTTGCCGACTGGACCGTCTACTTGGCTCCCGTGGCAACGGATATGGTCCCGCTGCCGGCGCAGACCATCATGTACATCGTCGGCGTCGTCGAGATCATCGCTGGCATCGCTGTTGCGGTCCGTCCGCGGTTCGGATCCCTTCTCGTGGCCGTCTGGCTGCTCGGAATCATCGTCAACCTCCTGATCCTGGGCGGATTCTACGATGTGGCGCTCCGCGATTTCGGCCTGCTCGTCGGGGCACTGGCCCTGAACCGGCTTTCCCCTGCAGGCTCCTGGCGGTCACGCCGATAG